The following nucleotide sequence is from Cryptococcus neoformans var. grubii H99 chromosome 5, complete sequence.
CGGTAGGGAGTTTGACAACTTGGTCAGTTTTTCCCTCCCCCTAGTCATGCACGATGATATCACTAACAGGTTTGTAGCTCCTCAAACACTTTGCCAAGGAATTCACCAAGAAGACCAAGGTTACCCTTGACCTTCCTTGTGGCGAGTCCGCCTCTGACGCCGACAAGCGTGCCGAGGCCAAGCTCCGTCTCGCGGTTGACCACACCAAGCGATCTTTGAGTGCCTCCAGCGGTGCTGCCACCTGTGCCGTTGAGTCCCTCAAGGAAGGCATGGACCTTTCTTCCGCTATCAACCGTCTCCGATTTGACGGTTTGGCCGCTCCTGTCTACCGACAAGTTGGCTCTGTTCTTTCCAACACTGTCAAGTCTGCTGGACTTGACCTCTGCCAGATCGACGAGGTTCTCCTTGCGGGCGCTTCCACCCTTTTCCCTGGTTTACAATCTAGCCTCTCTTACCTTTTCCCTGGTACTACCCCCATCACCGCCGCTATTGACCCCTCCCAGGTTATCGCCATTGGTTGTGCCCTTCAGGCTCTCCATCTTACTTCTCTAGAAGACAATCTTAAGCTTGAGGATATCCTCGCTACTGCCGGTCCTGAAGGCAAGGCCGACGTTACTGCCGCTCCTATCGGTATTGTCGTCCCCTCCCAGGAGGCTAACACCCTTACCACCGTTGTAGTTCCCTCTGgtgctcctcttcctgttAGGAGGCGTGTTGCGATCCCTGCGCCTGCGGGCAAGGTTGCTCTTGAAATTTGGGAGGGTAAGGATGAGGTGAAGGTTGATCTTGTGGAGCGACCTCCTGTCGAGAAGttcgaggatgatgaggaggaggatgaagaagaggaggaggaggagccTGAAGAGGTTAAGACTCCCATCACTGTCAAGACTAAAGCTCTCGGTGCTGTTGAGGTCGAATTGCAAAAGGAGGGTCAGCTCGTACTCGAAATTATTGTGCAGCGAGGAGGTGGTCTTGAAGTCAGGGcttgggaggaaggacgagaagaggCTGCGGACAAGTTTGAGGCTTAGACAGTCTAGAATGGCGCAGATTGTAGAGAGATGTGTGGATGCATCATCATATGAACCATTGGCTATCTAGCTATCTACCAGTTCATCTGAGCTTCTTATCCTCAAAGTAAACCTGACATCACAGCATTAGCATGACACTTTGAAAACTAGCATGCAACAAAACTAAAAGTCGAGACTCACCTTGAGATGCCTCATCTGCCAAACGGCAGCCCCAATCAACACAGCAATCTGCAACAAGCTCCACCACACTGCCCTCGCATTAGTGCGTTCGCTTGCGTCCCTAAAGTTTGCTTCGACTTCACGCATATAGCGTTGTTCGCGTTGAATGTCGGCAACCTTGCTGTTAAGTTCGCGAATTTTAGACGAAAGAGTTGTCACATGAGTTTGGTCGGCCCTGATGAGTGTCAGCGTTAAGGGTAGgaaagcaaggaaagaagaggggacCCACGCGTTGTCAAACCGAGAAGATCCAACAGTCAGATCCAAATACATTTTGATGTGCTCATTGGAAAGCCAACCGCCAGTGATATTGGAATGTAAACAGATGTTGTGATCTCCTAcatcattcattcattccATTCCAATGAATTTGCGTTAGACCGGGGATCTTCAACAAGGAAAAGTGGGATAAGGCATGCAGGACGCACCGGGTTCGTGAGAAGTGAAGGTGAATCGACCATCAGGGGGACCCCGAGTGTCAACGACTATGTGAGAAGTTGCCAATTCCTACATTGCACCTAATCTCAGCAACAGCTCGTCTTCAAACCCCAAAGACTGACCTCGACAGTCACGTGAATACCCATGGCCTCGTCCTTTTTCCATTgtttctcattctcattcCACAAAAACGCCTTGTAGTGGCCTGTTATACCAGACAGATACACAATGTCAGCCCTAAAATCGGATTTGATAGCTTGCAGAATTGAAGGGCCAGCCGGACATACCTTCCACGATGGTTTGACTGGGTAATTCTTCCAAAAAACATCTTTTTTCGTTGGATTCAAAATAAAAGTGCAAGGCCTATAAGTATAAATGAATTAGCATCCCATTTTTATCCAGTTCCCACCGTGTTTAGCCAAACAATGTTCCAGCTACGGGGCAGATGAGATACGATTGACTGACGTCGGCGACGGAAAGCAATGGAAGCGCAAAAAGCGCTTGAGAAATCCTCATTTTCGTTGCGGATCTTGTCGACGAGTTTGCGACAGTAGCAGATGAGGAGTATGATATAAATTAGAGATGTGTGAAAGAATTTGAAAAGCAACGAAGGTTCGTCTTCAGACTTGTTTTATCGGCCATTGATGATTGTTGCTCGTTGGCATGGTGGTGGCctgcagctgctgctggtggtggaaCGCGATCACCATATACATGACGTGGAACTTTTAGTTTTATTAACTAGACGTAAAAAGACCTTAAAATACAAATTGTTAACAGCCAGTGAATGGGCGAACGAACCTCACGAAAATGTGATTGAAGACTATACATAAAAGGTAAGCAGAAGGTTACTGCACTGTCATCTTGCTCGTTTCCGTTAGAAAGATGAAGCAAATATCATTGGGCTTGATGATAAAAAATcaggcaagaagaaggaaggggaacTTCATGATGTTTGTTTGAaggatcatcatcatagaAAGGGATGCAAACAAGCAAGCGGTATGCAAGTCCGAAGCCAAGACTAAAGTTACCAGGACCCactcctcttcaaacttCTTCAAAGCGCAGAATAGAATGCGCCTGGTAAGTGATTTATTTGAATTCTGTTCCCACAGCCATGTACACAATAATAGTTGAGACATTGGCAGCTCAAGGATCAAGAAGCTTGCGAACGCCAGTCACGACTCAGATAGATCATCCTTTTTCAAAGACGCATTTTATGAAACTATCATTGCAAGCAAGAGAATATCATAGCATCGCCCGATTGCCTGCTATCCTAATCGAATCGAATCGTGACTATCGACCGTAGAATATTAAGATGGAGGATACAAGCATCGATTGTCCTGCAAATATTATATGCGTCCGTTATGTCAATGCTGATGGGAGACGATTTGACTGCATATACTGTACTACTGATGACAACCTACATTCAAGCTGCACTTCCAAACACCGAGAACCTGCGGACAAGGGAAGGACCGTATTCCTGATAGTCTTCGCGGCTGTGACTGACGTTGAAGAATTCAGGCTGTGAAAGTTGATTAATAAGACGTTCGAACGAGCTGGTCAGAGCAAATAGCTTACAGTGGACGCCATCAAACTGCCGCCGTACCATACTGCatacctctgcctcttGTGGGAGATGACATTCACCTCAACGCCGCTCGACTTTCCGACAGTGTTAGCTTTTGGGTTTGGAACAATAGTCGGTAACTCACCTTCATTAAACTGCCTGACTTCTCTTCACTGCCCGCAATCCTGCCGTCCACGATGCCTTTGACATCCCTCTGTAACCTCTTACCAAAGTCCTTAAACATGGTGGATCCACCTGAAAGCACGATGTTCTTGTATAAACCTCGTCGGACATCAATGGGAGAAGTTTGGATTACGGTGTCGACTACTTCGGGAAGAGGAGTCAAGAAGTCGGAGGAATAAATCTCGGGATTGAAAAAGATCTCAGGGGCCAAGAATCGCTCATAGCCAACATCGATATCGTATTTCTGATATGGAAGATCAATTAGTGATTGTTGTCACTACTAATATCAACTCACCCTTCCAGTCACACTGTGCTCGCCAGCAAATCGGGCGAAGTATTTGTATGGGTCGGAATCATACTTCTTGAACTCCTTGACGATATCCTGACAAACATAGGTGTAGTCCTCTTTGATCTTTTCAGCTACTCTAAGCTGGTCCTCGGGGGGGATCTGTGCAGTTTCGCCCCGGTCACGCAAGAGTTGCTGCACAAAGTAAGTGATATCTCGACCAGCAATGGGGATGTGCTTGATCGAAGAGCCAATAACGTAGCCCTCAGCCTTATTAGGTTGTCTTAGCCAAACTATCATTGAAATAAACCAGAAGTTTACGCACGACAGGGATGGTGTGAGTAACGCCGTCTCCAGAGTCAATGACAACACCGGTGAGCGTTCGCTCGGTCACCTTGGACGAAGTCCAAGAGGCTGCGAGAGCAAGGACAGCCTGGACAGCAATGTACCTTTAATGCGTCAAATTAGCCTGTTGGCTCTGATTACCAGTTTAAACCCTTCACTCACAATCCTTGCACA
It contains:
- a CDS encoding eclair-PA; this translates as MRISQALFALPLLSVADALHFYFESNEKRCFLEELPSQTIVEGHYKAFLWNENEKQWKKDEAMGIHVTVEELATSHIVVDTRGPPDGRFTFTSHEPGDHNICLHSNITGGWLSNEHIKMYLDLTVGSSRFDNAADQTHVTTLSSKIRELNSKVADIQREQRYMREVEANFRDASERTNARAVWWSLLQIAVLIGAAVWQMRHLKVYFEDKKLR
- a CDS encoding actin binding protein, yielding MSRQPPLVIDNGTGYTKMGFAGNSEPSFVFPTVIATHQSGGSSASSSSAGGAGRAPPPIAGKPSHLASKRGIEDLDFFIGDEAVANSKTYSLHYPIRHGMIENWDHMERLWEQSIFKYLRAEPEDHYVLLTEPPLNPPENRENTAEIMFESFNVQGLYIAVQAVLALAASWTSSKVTERTLTGVVIDSGDGVTHTIPVAEGYVIGSSIKHIPIAGRDITYFVQQLLRDRGETAQIPPEDQLRVAEKIKEDYTYVCQDIVKEFKKYDSDPYKYFARFAGEHSVTGRKYDIDVGYERFLAPEIFFNPEIYSSDFLTPLPEVVDTVIQTSPIDVRRGLYKNIVLSGGSTMFKDFGKRLQRDVKGIVDGRIAGSEEKSGSLMKSSGVEVNVISHKRQRYAVWYGGSLMASTPEFFNVSHSREDYQEYGPSLVRRFSVFGSAA
- a CDS encoding hsp71-like protein, with product MSKPSVLGINFGQSYASIAVIDKEGHPTCIANEEGERQIACAISYAGEQVYIGNGALPHLVKNGKNTIMGFRNLLGHTYDEVDHTAILTAPLIPSSTTPAYTVDILVPPPKAPSRSGVTSTAVSGAATPAVAEPVPSKKTISVPEVTSEFLATLLTSATDFLGVKPSACVISAPTWFTPEQTEALRKAAEAADIDVIQVLDEAAAVLVGYRAGLSEERKARGLLGRPDEGNAGEEEARDKRVVVLDMGETSLAVSVIQVAEGEYTVLAKAREDKLGGREFDNLLLKHFAKEFTKKTKVTLDLPCGESASDADKRAEAKLRLAVDHTKRSLSASSGAATCAVESLKEGMDLSSAINRLRFDGLAAPVYRQVGSVLSNTVKSAGLDLCQIDEVLLAGASTLFPGLQSSLSYLFPGTTPITAAIDPSQVIAIGCALQALHLTSLEDNLKLEDILATAGPEGKADVTAAPIGIVVPSQEANTLTTVVVPSGAPLPVRRRVAIPAPAGKVALEIWEGKDEVKVDLVERPPVEKFEDDEEEDEEEEEEEPEEVKTPITVKTKALGAVEVELQKEGQLVLEIIVQRGGGLEVRAWEEGREEAADKFEA